The Microcoleus sp. AS-A8 genome has a window encoding:
- a CDS encoding PAS domain S-box protein produces the protein MSSLLNKLLSLLTIRRKEYLTIDRDFNILETSMGIQRFAESPEEVTKGQDVRLGFPELLGLEEILLDILEGRQINFEIQAIARTSEAGNPIYVDICIIKNHIDEDLNPYLIIFLEEVTERMILEQNLVQSSNEKSLILSALTASKAYIETIIVSMADALIVTTPSGIIKTINRATQHLFGYSEEELVGRPISILTREDGILLAATQPPLLFQEALNVVEVICQTQTGEKLAIAFSCSAIQTDVEGVQNYIYVGRDVTERQRSQKRLAVQYATTRILSESATPSEAIPKILQAIGENLLWDLGECWTVEVQNSTPQLQCVDTWVRPSLSISEFIEKSRQTILVPTVGLADHVWDIASGYWSFDIVEDIHFLRSEQAAIAGLQGAFAVPIQSDGEVLGVITFFSGEKQPRDEFLLQVMVGIGSQLGQFIKRKQAEAALAESEERYRDLFENATDLIQSCNLNGQFLYVNRAWRETLGYSEAQVYKMNLLDILHPDCKASFLESLSRAIEGEKIEQIQAAFISQDGTKISVEGNINCKFVEGKPVATRAIFRDITQRLQAEQALRYQQAQTERLLLNILPEPIADRLKHDTRTIAEDFAEVSVMFADIVGFTQIAARLRPIELINLLNLVFSAFDRLSEKHGLEKIKTVGDAYMVVGGLPVRRPDHAEAIAEMALDIQAVIRQFRRETGKEFNIRIGINTGPVVAGVIGIKKFSYDLWGDTVNIASRMESHGVPGKIHVTTATYERLQEQYLFEKRGVIQVKGKGEMTTYFLKGKKFSASG, from the coding sequence ATGAGTAGCCTTTTAAACAAACTTCTGTCCCTTTTAACCATACGCCGCAAAGAATACCTCACGATTGATCGAGATTTTAATATTTTAGAAACCTCTATGGGCATACAACGGTTTGCTGAATCGCCTGAGGAGGTCACAAAGGGACAGGATGTACGTCTTGGCTTTCCCGAACTGCTGGGTCTGGAAGAGATATTACTTGATATTCTTGAAGGACGGCAGATAAATTTTGAAATTCAAGCTATCGCACGGACTTCTGAAGCAGGAAATCCTATCTATGTCGATATTTGTATCATTAAAAATCACATTGATGAAGATTTAAATCCTTATTTAATCATTTTTTTGGAAGAAGTAACCGAAAGAATGATCTTAGAGCAGAATTTAGTTCAGTCATCCAATGAAAAAAGTCTTATATTAAGTGCTTTAACAGCTTCCAAAGCTTATATTGAAACCATTATTGTCTCGATGGCAGATGCTTTAATTGTGACCACGCCATCCGGAATTATTAAAACTATCAATCGAGCCACTCAACATTTATTCGGTTATAGCGAAGAAGAACTCGTCGGTCGGCCGATCTCAATCCTGACTCGTGAGGATGGCATATTACTCGCGGCGACTCAGCCGCCTCTTTTATTTCAAGAAGCTTTGAATGTTGTAGAAGTCATCTGTCAAACCCAAACCGGAGAAAAACTGGCGATCGCATTTTCCTGTTCTGCGATTCAGACTGATGTCGAGGGCGTACAAAATTATATCTATGTGGGTCGGGATGTTACCGAACGTCAACGATCGCAAAAACGACTCGCTGTTCAGTATGCAACCACTCGCATCCTGTCCGAGTCCGCAACTCCTAGCGAGGCTATCCCTAAAATTCTCCAAGCCATTGGAGAAAACCTGCTGTGGGATTTGGGTGAATGTTGGACAGTAGAGGTTCAAAATTCAACACCCCAATTGCAGTGCGTGGACACTTGGGTTAGACCCTCCCTTTCTATCTCAGAGTTTATCGAAAAAAGCCGTCAAACGATTTTGGTTCCAACCGTTGGATTAGCCGATCATGTTTGGGATATTGCGTCCGGTTATTGGAGTTTTGATATCGTCGAAGATATCCACTTCCTACGTTCCGAACAAGCCGCTATTGCCGGACTGCAAGGAGCATTTGCTGTTCCCATCCAAAGTGACGGTGAAGTTTTGGGAGTGATAACCTTCTTTAGTGGTGAAAAACAGCCTCGCGATGAATTTTTACTTCAAGTTATGGTGGGGATTGGTAGCCAACTCGGTCAATTTATCAAGCGTAAACAAGCCGAGGCAGCGCTTGCCGAGAGTGAAGAACGATATCGAGACTTGTTTGAAAATGCCACTGACTTGATTCAGTCTTGCAATCTCAATGGTCAGTTTTTGTATGTTAATCGAGCTTGGCGAGAAACGCTGGGATATAGCGAAGCTCAGGTGTATAAGATGAATTTGTTGGACATTTTGCATCCTGATTGTAAGGCGAGCTTTCTGGAAAGTTTATCTCGTGCAATTGAGGGAGAAAAGATTGAGCAAATTCAAGCCGCATTTATTAGCCAGGACGGCACAAAAATTTCGGTTGAAGGGAACATTAACTGTAAATTCGTTGAGGGAAAACCTGTCGCTACCCGTGCCATTTTCCGAGATATTACCCAACGACTACAAGCAGAACAAGCACTGCGCTATCAACAAGCACAAACCGAACGGCTGTTGCTGAATATCTTACCAGAGCCGATCGCCGACCGCCTGAAACACGATACACGCACGATCGCAGAAGACTTTGCCGAAGTGAGTGTGATGTTTGCAGATATCGTTGGCTTTACCCAAATTGCTGCTCGTCTGCGTCCAATTGAACTGATCAATTTACTCAATCTAGTCTTCTCAGCATTTGATCGCCTGAGTGAGAAGCATGGCTTAGAGAAAATTAAAACAGTGGGTGACGCTTATATGGTAGTGGGAGGGCTACCCGTGCGCCGACCCGATCATGCGGAGGCGATCGCAGAAATGGCACTGGATATCCAAGCGGTAATCCGTCAATTCCGCCGAGAAACAGGTAAAGAATTCAACATCCGCATTGGCATTAATACCGGGCCAGTAGTGGCGGGTGTAATTGGCATTAAAAAATTTAGTTACGATTTATGGGGAGATACCGTTAATATCGCCAGTCGTATGGAATCCCATGGTGTCCCTGGAAAAATTCACGTAACCACTGCTACTTACGAACGTTTACAAGAGCAATACTTATTCGAGAAGCGAGGTGTCATTCAAGTCAAAGGGAAGGGAGAAATGACGACTTATTTTCTCAAGGGCAAAAAATTCTCTGCTAGCGGTTAA
- the fabG gene encoding 3-oxoacyl-ACP reductase FabG, with protein sequence MKGKQVLLTGGTGGLGMGVTSVVLAQGAIVTIPYIVDSEIEGLKERLSPTDFSKIRFVSVDLSNEAAVERLVEDMERVDVLIHLVGGFSMGKTHEYSYTQWKKDFDLNLNTTFLVCKHSLKKMLEHGYGRIVTVGSRGAVQPGGQLAAYCASKAGVVALTKAIADETKGTNITANSVLPSVIDTPANRQAMGSEEADQWVKPESLAQVICFLASEAAKDMRGAAIPVYGSI encoded by the coding sequence ATGAAAGGGAAGCAAGTTTTACTCACGGGCGGTACTGGCGGTTTAGGGATGGGCGTTACCTCAGTTGTTCTGGCACAAGGTGCAATAGTCACCATTCCCTATATCGTTGACTCAGAGATAGAAGGTCTAAAGGAAAGGCTTTCACCCACCGATTTTTCCAAAATTCGCTTCGTATCCGTTGACCTCAGCAATGAGGCGGCTGTAGAACGACTCGTTGAGGATATGGAACGGGTGGATGTTCTGATTCATCTCGTGGGCGGCTTTTCCATGGGTAAAACCCACGAATATAGTTATACACAGTGGAAAAAAGACTTTGACTTAAATCTGAATACGACGTTCTTAGTCTGCAAGCATAGTCTGAAGAAAATGCTGGAACACGGCTATGGGCGCATTGTAACTGTGGGTTCAAGAGGTGCCGTACAACCCGGAGGACAACTGGCGGCTTACTGTGCATCAAAGGCGGGGGTGGTAGCGCTTACCAAAGCGATCGCAGACGAAACGAAAGGAACCAACATTACAGCGAACTCCGTCTTGCCAAGCGTGATTGATACTCCTGCCAACCGACAGGCCATGGGTAGCGAAGAGGCAGACCAATGGGTCAAACCCGAATCATTGGCGCAAGTCATCTGTTTCCTCGCTTCGGAGGCGGCAAAAGACATGCGCGGCGCAGCCATTCCTGTTTATGGAAGTATTTAG